From a single Saimiri boliviensis isolate mSaiBol1 chromosome 7, mSaiBol1.pri, whole genome shotgun sequence genomic region:
- the ANKRD33 gene encoding photoreceptor ankyrin repeat protein, translating to MVACYHGFQSVVALLSHCPFLDVNQQDKGGDTALMLAAQAGHMPLVSLLLNYYAGLDLERRDQRGLTALMKAAMRNRCECVAALLMAAGCNTGLPDSTFNRMGLCGFECADLTAVDPVRGKTALEWAVLTDSFDTVWRIRQLQRRPRVEQLSQHYQPEWPALPRLVAQAQAQAQVAPSLLERLQATLSLPFAPSPQEGGVLDHLVTATTSLASPFLATACHTLCPDHPPSLGTRSKSVPELLGTAPPPPLVPQSLPGNPQRSPWVFVPYQSPQGILSKCPQWLQPRDSTSPRPQVPKILLSKASSSPHQCQPKPSPARHQSLALPLWRYQELRMEKRKQEENRMTQK from the exons ATGGTCGCATGCTACCATGGCTTCCAGAGTGTGGTGGCCCTGCTCAGCCACTGTCCTTTCCTCGATGTGAACCAGCAGGACAAAGGAGGGGACACGGCCCTCATGTTGGCTGCCCAAGCAG GTCATATGCCTCTGGTGAGTCTCCTGCTCAACTACTATGCGGGCCTGGACCTGGAACGCCGGGACCAGCGGGGGCTCACAGCGTTAATGAAGGCTGCCATGCGGAACCGCTGTGAGTGCGTGGCTGCCCTCCTCATGGCAG CAGGTTGCAATACTGGCCTCCCAGATTCCACTTTCAACAGGATGGGACTCTGTGGCTTTGAAT GTGCTGACCTGACAGCGGTGGACCCTGTTCGGGGCAAGACGGCTCTGGAATGGGCGGTGCTGACCGACAGCTTCGACACGGTGTGGAGGATTCGGCAGCTGCAGCGGCGGCCTCGAGTGGAGCAGCTTAGCCAGCACTACCAGCCCGAGTGGCCCGCCTTGCCCAGGCTCGTGGCCCAGgctcaggcccaggcccaggttGCCCCTTCACTCCTAGAGCGGCTGCAGGCTACCTTGAGCCTCCCCTTTGCCCCGTCCCCTCAGGAGGGGGGCGTTCTGGACCACCTTGTGACTGCCACGACCAGCTTGGCCAGTCCTTTCCTCGCCACTGCCTGCCACACTCTGTGCCCTGACCACCCACCTTCCCTGGGCACCCGAAGCAAGTCCGTGCCAGAGCTGCTAGGTactgccccgccccctcccctggTCCCCCAGTCCCTGCCAGGGAATCCCCAGAGGTCCCCCTGGGTCTTCGTTCCTTACCAGAGCCCTCAGGGCATATTGAGCAAGTGCCCTCAGTGGCTACAGCCCAGGGATAGCACCAGCCCCAGGCCCCAAGTCCCCAAGATCCTCCTCTCCAAGGCGTCCTCATCCCCCCACCAGTGCCAGCCAAAGCCCAGTCCTGCACGACATCAAAGCCTGGCCCTTCCTCTCTGGCGATACCAGGAGCTCAGGATggagaagaggaagcaggaggagAACAGAATGACCCAGAAGTAG